A single Methanocaldococcus bathoardescens DNA region contains:
- a CDS encoding deoxyuridine 5'-triphosphate nucleotidohydrolase, giving the protein MIIGANTSKNFFDNLEDEQIQQCGIDLRVWKIFKIEGEGIIDFSNKKRKLPNYIEIFNSEKDECIKLDRGVYIVKVADYIKIPENVAGFAYPRSSLLRMGATLYSAVHDPGYEGRPEYLMQVFNPITIYKYARIAQIVFVECRDVRGVYEGIYKGK; this is encoded by the coding sequence ATGATTATTGGAGCTAACACTTCAAAAAACTTTTTTGATAATTTAGAAGATGAGCAAATCCAACAATGTGGAATAGATTTAAGAGTTTGGAAGATATTTAAAATAGAAGGAGAAGGAATTATTGATTTTTCAAATAAAAAAAGGAAGCTTCCAAACTATATTGAGATATTCAACTCTGAAAAAGATGAATGCATAAAATTAGATAGAGGAGTTTATATTGTAAAGGTAGCTGATTATATAAAAATCCCAGAAAATGTTGCTGGTTTTGCATATCCAAGGAGCTCTTTATTGAGAATGGGAGCTACTTTATACTCTGCAGTTCACGACCCTGGTTATGAAGGAAGACCAGAATATCTAATGCAAGTTTTTAACCCTATAACCATCTACAAATATGCAAGAATAGCTCAAATTGTTTTTGTTGAGTGTAGGGATGTTAGAGGAGTTTATGAAGGAATTTACAAAGGAAAATAA
- a CDS encoding potassium channel family protein translates to MYIIIAGIGRIGYTLAKSLSEKGHDIVLIDIDKEVCKKASAEIDALVINGDCTKTKTLEEAGIEDADMYIAVTGKEEVNLMSSLLAKSYGINKTIARISEIEYKDVFERLGVDVVISPELIAANYIEKLIERPGILDLTVVGRGEAEILEFIIPEKSKVINKKIKELGRPRDYLIIAVYDGDELKIPSGDTELKAGDRVLVLVKKDAADAIRKMFLEE, encoded by the coding sequence ATGTATATTATAATAGCTGGAATTGGTAGGATTGGTTATACTCTGGCTAAATCTCTATCTGAGAAAGGACATGACATTGTTTTGATTGATATAGATAAAGAAGTCTGCAAAAAAGCATCTGCAGAGATTGATGCTTTAGTGATAAATGGGGATTGCACAAAAACAAAAACATTAGAAGAAGCAGGAATAGAAGATGCAGATATGTATATAGCAGTTACTGGAAAAGAAGAAGTTAATTTAATGAGTTCATTATTAGCAAAGAGTTATGGAATTAATAAAACCATTGCAAGAATTTCTGAAATAGAATATAAAGATGTTTTTGAACGCTTAGGAGTTGATGTGGTTATATCCCCTGAATTGATAGCCGCTAACTACATAGAAAAATTAATAGAAAGACCAGGAATTTTAGATTTAACTGTTGTTGGTAGAGGAGAAGCTGAGATTTTAGAATTCATAATTCCAGAAAAATCTAAAGTAATTAATAAAAAGATAAAAGAGCTTGGAAGGCCGAGAGATTATTTAATAATAGCAGTTTATGATGGGGATGAGCTAAAAATCCCAAGTGGAGATACTGAATTAAAAGCTGGAGATAGAGTTTTAGTTTTAGTTAAAAAAGATGCCGCTGATGCTATAAGAAAGATGTTTTTAGAAGAATAA
- the glmM gene encoding phosphoglucosamine mutase, whose protein sequence is MGRLFGTSGIRMKNLSPKIAYKVGLAIAKKYKNVVVGRDTRTTGKLIETALTAGILNGGGEVTTIDIVPTPVLGFNARNYDAGVMITASHNPPEYNGIKLFNKNGLAFNKKEEDEIEEIIFKEDFVEVGWDKVGDIWEDCRAIRNYMEYILKNVEVNEKFNVVVDCANASACLVSPYLFTDIGCHVISVNSHMDGRFIGRLPEPDEKNLRKTMDMIKGLNMNGDSYIGIAHDGDADRMVAIDEKGRVADFDKLLAAFSRYMVEKTGNKKIVTTVDASMIIDEYLKDLDVEIIRTKVGDVAVAEEMIKNSAVFGGEPSGTWIHGDIHLTPDGILSGLRVLEMLEFYNKKLYEILDEIPSYVNLREKIPCEDSKKEKVMNYVIENGEEIFKTVPETVDGARFNLENGWVLIRPSGTEPYIRVRVEAKDKNSAKELLEKGIKLVKDALSAL, encoded by the coding sequence ATGGGAAGATTATTTGGAACTTCTGGAATAAGAATGAAAAACTTGTCCCCAAAAATTGCCTATAAAGTAGGATTAGCTATAGCTAAAAAGTATAAAAATGTTGTAGTTGGAAGAGATACAAGAACTACTGGAAAATTAATTGAAACAGCATTAACTGCAGGGATTTTAAATGGTGGTGGGGAAGTTACAACTATAGATATTGTCCCAACACCTGTTTTAGGTTTTAATGCAAGAAATTATGATGCTGGTGTAATGATAACAGCCTCACACAACCCCCCCGAATACAATGGAATAAAGCTCTTCAATAAAAATGGTTTAGCTTTTAATAAAAAAGAAGAAGATGAGATAGAGGAAATTATATTTAAAGAAGATTTTGTTGAAGTAGGATGGGATAAAGTGGGGGATATTTGGGAAGATTGTAGAGCAATAAGAAACTATATGGAATATATCCTAAAAAATGTTGAGGTAAATGAGAAATTTAATGTGGTTGTTGATTGTGCAAACGCCTCTGCTTGCTTAGTATCACCATATTTATTTACAGATATTGGCTGTCATGTTATATCAGTTAATAGCCACATGGATGGAAGATTTATTGGTAGATTGCCAGAACCAGATGAAAAAAACTTAAGAAAGACAATGGATATGATTAAAGGTCTCAATATGAATGGAGATAGCTATATTGGTATAGCGCACGATGGGGATGCAGATAGAATGGTAGCAATAGATGAAAAGGGAAGAGTAGCTGATTTTGATAAGCTGTTAGCTGCTTTCTCAAGATATATGGTTGAAAAAACAGGTAACAAAAAGATTGTTACAACAGTAGATGCTTCAATGATTATTGATGAATATTTAAAGGATTTAGATGTTGAAATAATAAGAACAAAAGTTGGAGATGTGGCTGTTGCTGAAGAGATGATTAAAAACTCTGCTGTTTTTGGTGGAGAGCCAAGTGGAACGTGGATTCATGGAGATATTCACTTAACACCAGACGGTATTTTAAGTGGATTGAGAGTTTTAGAGATGTTAGAATTTTACAATAAGAAATTATATGAGATATTAGATGAAATCCCATCTTATGTAAATTTAAGAGAGAAAATTCCTTGTGAAGATAGCAAAAAAGAAAAAGTAATGAATTATGTTATTGAGAATGGAGAAGAGATATTTAAAACAGTTCCTGAGACAGTTGATGGAGCAAGGTTTAACTTAGAGAATGGATGGGTTTTAATAAGACCTTCAGGAACTGAGCCATATATAAGGGTTAGAGTTGAAGCAAAAGATAAAAATTCAGCTAAAGAGTTGTTGGAAAAAGGGATAAAGTTAGTTAAAGATGCCCTAAGCGCTTTATAA
- a CDS encoding homoserine kinase, producing MKIKVKAPCTSANLGVGFDVFGLCLKEPYDIVEVETIDDKEIIIEVDDKNIPTDPDKNVAGIVAKKMLNDFNIDKGIKIKIKKGVKAGSGLGSSAASSAGTAYAINELFKLNLDKLKLVDYASYGELASSGAKHADNVAPAIFGDFTMVTNYEPLEVFHIPIDFKLDILIATPDISINTKEAREILPKDVSLKDLVNNVGKACGMVYALYNKDKSLFGKYMMADKIIEPVRGKLIPDYFKVKEEVKDKVYGITISGSGPSIIAFPKEEFIDEVEDILKDYYENTIRTEVGKGVEVI from the coding sequence ATGAAAATTAAAGTAAAAGCCCCTTGCACATCTGCTAATTTAGGAGTAGGCTTTGATGTGTTTGGATTATGTCTAAAAGAACCCTATGATATAGTTGAAGTTGAAACAATAGATGATAAAGAAATTATTATTGAAGTAGATGACAAAAATATCCCTACAGACCCAGATAAAAATGTTGCTGGAATTGTAGCAAAAAAGATGCTAAATGATTTTAATATTGATAAGGGAATTAAAATTAAAATAAAAAAGGGAGTTAAAGCAGGTAGTGGATTAGGAAGCTCTGCCGCTTCGTCAGCAGGAACTGCTTATGCTATAAATGAGCTATTTAAACTAAATTTAGATAAATTAAAGTTGGTAGATTATGCTTCTTATGGTGAGCTTGCCTCTTCCGGGGCTAAACATGCCGATAATGTAGCTCCAGCTATATTTGGAGATTTTACAATGGTAACAAACTATGAGCCATTAGAAGTTTTTCATATACCAATAGATTTCAAGCTTGATATTTTAATTGCTACACCTGACATTTCAATAAATACAAAAGAAGCAAGGGAAATACTGCCAAAAGATGTTAGCTTAAAAGATTTAGTAAATAATGTTGGAAAAGCTTGTGGAATGGTTTATGCCCTTTATAATAAAGATAAATCATTGTTTGGAAAATACATGATGGCCGATAAAATCATAGAGCCAGTTAGGGGAAAACTCATCCCAGATTATTTCAAAGTTAAAGAAGAAGTTAAAGATAAAGTTTATGGCATTACAATAAGCGGTTCTGGCCCTTCAATCATTGCATTTCCAAAAGAAGAGTTTATTGATGAGGTTGAAGATATTTTGAAAGATTACTATGAAAATACAATAAGAACAGAGGTTGGTAAAGGAGTTGAGGTAATTTAA
- the glmU gene encoding bifunctional UDP-N-acetylglucosamine diphosphorylase/glucosamine-1-phosphate N-acetyltransferase GlmU, with protein MDAIILCAGKGERLKPLTENRPKPMIPIAGKPILQHIIEKVEDLVDNIYLIVKYKKEKIVDYFKNHPKVKFLEQGEIDGTGQAVLTAKDYVDDEFLVINGDIIFENSLDEFLKYKYAIAVKEVKNPENFGVVVLDDENNIIEIQEKPKNPKSNLINAGIYKFDKKIFKLIEKTEISEREEREITDAIKQLIKEEKVKGIKLNGYWNDVGRPWDVLEANKYLLSKINTDIKGKIEENVVIKGNVIIEEGAIIKSNSVIEGPAIIKKGAIVGPLAYIRPYTVLMENTFVGNSSEVKASIIMKNTKIPHLSYVGDSIIGENCNFGCNTITANLRFDDKPVKVNIKGKRVESVRKLGVIMGDNVKTGIQVSFMPGVKVGSNCWIGASCLIDRDVDSNTFVYKRDELVVKKLK; from the coding sequence ATGGATGCAATAATACTATGTGCAGGGAAAGGAGAAAGGTTAAAACCGTTAACTGAAAATAGGCCAAAACCAATGATTCCTATAGCTGGAAAGCCAATTTTACAACATATTATTGAAAAAGTTGAGGATTTGGTAGATAATATTTACCTAATTGTTAAGTATAAAAAAGAAAAGATTGTTGATTATTTTAAAAACCATCCAAAAGTTAAGTTTTTAGAGCAGGGAGAAATAGATGGAACTGGACAGGCAGTTTTAACAGCTAAGGATTATGTAGATGATGAATTTTTGGTTATAAATGGAGATATTATCTTTGAAAACAGCTTAGATGAATTTTTAAAATACAAATATGCTATTGCTGTTAAAGAAGTAAAAAATCCAGAAAACTTTGGAGTTGTTGTTTTAGATGATGAAAATAATATTATAGAAATACAGGAAAAACCAAAAAATCCAAAATCAAACTTAATAAACGCTGGAATATACAAATTTGATAAAAAGATTTTTAAATTGATTGAAAAAACAGAAATTTCTGAAAGAGAGGAGAGGGAAATTACAGATGCAATAAAACAGCTAATTAAAGAAGAAAAAGTTAAAGGAATTAAGTTAAATGGTTATTGGAATGATGTTGGAAGGCCATGGGATGTATTGGAAGCAAATAAATACCTTTTAAGTAAAATAAATACAGATATCAAAGGAAAAATTGAAGAAAATGTTGTTATTAAAGGAAATGTAATAATAGAAGAAGGAGCAATTATTAAATCAAATTCAGTTATTGAAGGTCCTGCAATTATTAAAAAAGGAGCTATTGTAGGGCCTTTAGCTTATATAAGACCATATACAGTTTTAATGGAAAATACCTTTGTTGGAAATTCATCTGAAGTTAAAGCAAGTATAATTATGAAAAATACAAAAATTCCTCATCTGTCTTATGTTGGAGATAGTATAATTGGAGAGAACTGTAATTTTGGCTGTAATACAATAACTGCCAACTTAAGATTTGATGATAAACCAGTTAAAGTTAATATAAAAGGTAAAAGAGTTGAAAGCGTTAGAAAATTGGGAGTTATAATGGGAGATAATGTTAAGACAGGAATTCAAGTGTCTTTTATGCCAGGAGTTAAAGTTGGAAGTAATTGCTGGATTGGGGCAAGTTGTTTAATTGATAGGGATGTAGATAGTAATACATTTGTTTATAAGAGAGATGAATTAGTGGTTAAGAAATTAAAATAG
- a CDS encoding (5-formylfuran-3-yl)methyl phosphate synthase — MILLVSPIDVEEAKEAIAGGADIIDVKNPKEGSLGANFPWMIKAIREVTPKDLLVSATVGDVPYKPGTISLAAVGAAISGADYIKVGLYGVKNYYQAVELMKNVVRAVKDIDEDKIVVAAGYADAHRVGAVEPLIIPKIARDAGCDVAMLDTAIKDGKTLFDFQSKEILAEFVEETHDYGLKCALAGSIKKEHIPILKEIGTDIVGVRGAACKGGDRNNGRIDRELVRELKELCK, encoded by the coding sequence ATGATACTATTGGTAAGTCCTATAGATGTTGAAGAAGCAAAGGAGGCAATAGCTGGAGGAGCAGACATTATAGATGTAAAGAATCCAAAAGAAGGTTCTTTAGGAGCCAACTTTCCATGGATGATTAAGGCAATTAGGGAGGTAACACCAAAAGATTTGTTGGTTAGTGCTACAGTTGGAGATGTTCCATACAAACCAGGGACAATTTCTTTAGCTGCTGTTGGAGCGGCTATAAGTGGAGCTGATTATATAAAAGTTGGATTGTATGGGGTTAAAAATTATTATCAGGCAGTTGAGTTAATGAAAAATGTTGTTAGAGCTGTTAAGGATATTGATGAGGATAAAATAGTTGTTGCTGCTGGGTATGCTGATGCCCATAGAGTTGGAGCTGTTGAACCATTAATAATCCCAAAGATTGCGAGAGATGCTGGATGCGATGTAGCGATGTTAGATACTGCAATAAAAGATGGAAAAACATTGTTTGATTTCCAAAGTAAAGAGATTTTGGCAGAGTTTGTTGAAGAAACTCATGACTATGGACTAAAATGTGCTTTAGCTGGCTCAATAAAAAAAGAACACATCCCAATTTTAAAAGAGATTGGAACTGATATAGTTGGTGTTAGAGGAGCGGCATGTAAAGGAGGGGATAGAAACAATGGTAGAATAGATAGAGAGTTAGTTAGAGAGTTGAAAGAACTTTGTAAGTAA